In the Candidatus Deferrimicrobiaceae bacterium genome, TCCGTTCCCACCCGACCCTGTCGTTCGAGCACATCGTTCGCGCCTTCGCGAAGGAACCGGGATCCCCCTGCGTCCAGGGGATGGACGTCCCCCCCGGGGCGCGCTCGTTCCTGATCGCGACGCTCTCCCGAAGGCTGGGGCGGCCGATTCTGGTCCTTTCCCCGTCGGACGCCGACGCGGAGGAGATGTTCCGGGAGCTTTCCGCCTATTGCGGGCCGATGGGGGCGGCTTTCTTCCCTTCCGTGGAGGTCGCCCCGTACGAAAAGCTTTCCCCCTATCCGCCGGCCGTCCACGACCGGATGCGGGCCCTCCACCGCCTGTCCCGCGCCCGGGAGGATGCGGGTCGCGGGTTGCCCCCCGTGGTCGTTTGCCCGGTTACGGCCGCGCACGAGAAGACGCTTCCGCCGGACGTGTTCGCCGCGGCCGTCTTCCGGCTCGCCGTCGGGGAGGAGATCGACCGGGACGATCTCTCCCGGCGCCTCGCCGAGCTGGGCTATGCGAGGCTGCCCGCCACGTCCGACCCGGGGGACTTTTCCCTTCGCGGGGGGATCGTGGACGTGTACAGCCCCGCGCACCCCCGTCCTGCCCGTATTTCGCTGGACGGCGACCGGATCGAGTCGATCCGCTGGTTCGACCCGGAGACCCAGCGGACCGGCGAAGACGGGGAGGAAGTAACCGTCCTTCCCTGCACCCAGGTGATCACCCGCGGGGAGTTCCTGCGCGCGGCGGCGGCCGCCGCTCCCGGGGCCGCCTCCGAGTTTCTCCGGCAGGGGATCCGGTACCACGGGGTCGATGCGTTTCTCCCGCGGCTTTACGGGCGCGCGGCTTCCGTGTTCGACTACCTCGACGAAAGAGCCGTGGTCGTCGTGGAAGATTCCCCCGCGTGTCTGGCCGCGACGAGGAACGCCTTCGCCGAGGCGGAGGAGAACTTTTTCCTCGCGGGAGAGGAAGAGGGCCTTCCCGGTCCCGGCGAGCTGTTCGTGCCGCCGGAAGAACAGGCCCGGACTCTTGCGCGGTTCCCCCTCCTTTGCTTCGACTCCCTCGAGGTCGCTCCCTTCGGCCGGGAGGTTTCCTTCCGGGGCGGGATGGACGCGGAAGGGAACGAGGACATCCGCCGCCGCACCGTATCCTCCGCGTCCGAAGGGCTGCTCCTCCCGCTGGTGACCGAGGCGAAGGAATGGTGGAAGAGGGGAGCCCGCTTCGCCATCACGTCGCTCTCCCCCTCGCAGGCCGACCGCATGGAGGAGCTTCTGTCGCCGTACCCCCTTCCCTTTGCCCGCGCGGAGTCGTTCCGGGATTTCGTGCTGGGCGGCAAGGGGGTGGCCCTCTGCCGGTCCGACGTGGCGAGGGGGTTCCGCCTTCCGGAGCTGGGAGTGGCGGTGGTGACCGAGGCGGAAGTGTTCGGGGAGAAGACCCGCGCCCGGAAGCGACGCAGGGAGACCCCCGCCCCCCTAGCCGAATTCTCGCTGCGGGAGCTGCGGGTGAACGACCTCGCGGTCCACGTCGACCACGGGATCGGGGTATACCGCGGGCTCCTCCGGCGCGTCGCGGCGGGAGTCGAGGGCGATTTTCTCGTGCTGGAGTATGCCGCCGGGGACCGGCTCTTCGTCCCCGTCGAGAAGATGTCGCGGGTGCAACGGTACGTCGCCTCCGAGGAGGCCCGCCCTACGCTAGCGCGCCTCGGCGGGACCGCATGGCAGCGGGCCAAGCGGAAAGTCCGGGACTCCCTTCTCTCGATGGCGCAGGAGCTGGTGGACCTGTACGCGAGGAGGCAGGTCGCCCTGCGGCCCCCGATCACCCTGCCCGACGCCGCCTACCGGGAGTTCGAGGCGGGATTCACCCACGAGGAGACGCCCGACCAGCAGCGGGTGATCGAGGAGGTGCTGGCGGACCTGACGGCGGAGAAGCCGATGGACCGCCTCGTCTGCGGGGACGTCGGGTACGGGAA is a window encoding:
- the mfd gene encoding transcription-repair coupling factor, encoding MFRSHPTLSFEHIVRAFAKEPGSPCVQGMDVPPGARSFLIATLSRRLGRPILVLSPSDADAEEMFRELSAYCGPMGAAFFPSVEVAPYEKLSPYPPAVHDRMRALHRLSRAREDAGRGLPPVVVCPVTAAHEKTLPPDVFAAAVFRLAVGEEIDRDDLSRRLAELGYARLPATSDPGDFSLRGGIVDVYSPAHPRPARISLDGDRIESIRWFDPETQRTGEDGEEVTVLPCTQVITRGEFLRAAAAAAPGAASEFLRQGIRYHGVDAFLPRLYGRAASVFDYLDERAVVVVEDSPACLAATRNAFAEAEENFFLAGEEEGLPGPGELFVPPEEQARTLARFPLLCFDSLEVAPFGREVSFRGGMDAEGNEDIRRRTVSSASEGLLLPLVTEAKEWWKRGARFAITSLSPSQADRMEELLSPYPLPFARAESFRDFVLGGKGVALCRSDVARGFRLPELGVAVVTEAEVFGEKTRARKRRRETPAPLAEFSLRELRVNDLAVHVDHGIGVYRGLLRRVAAGVEGDFLVLEYAAGDRLFVPVEKMSRVQRYVASEEARPTLARLGGTAWQRAKRKVRDSLLSMAQELVDLYARRQVALRPPITLPDAAYREFEAGFTHEETPDQQRVIEEVLADLTAEKPMDRLVCGDVGYGKTEVAVRAAFKAVQDGWQAAVLVPTTVLAEQHSRTFRERLAGYPVRVESLSRFQTRKEQAKVGKDLADGKVDIVIGTHRLLQKDISFRNLGLVVIDEEQRFGVAHKEKLKAMRATVDVLTLTATPIPRTLHMALSGIRDISVIATPPEDRLSIRTFVLPFSEEVIREAVDREIRRGGQVFFVHNRVETLPPIERSLREILPHVRIAVAHGQMDEEQLARAMDDFAGRRVDLLLCTAIIEAGLDIANANTILVNQAHRFGLAQLYQLRGRVGRDRHRAYAYFLLPRDVTMTKEATQRLGVIAELTELGSGFRIASHDLEIRGGGNLLGKDQSGHIHQVGYELYTQLLSEAVAEISGREAREDEVPELDLRIPAFLPDDYIPEAGTRLDFYRKLAASRTVPETDDLELELLDRFGRLPAPAEALCELTRLRARMREAGVREMKRGNGALFLALSERSAIDRSFLVRLVTKEKGAFSFARGEMLSMRLPGESPPEVLAAAKNLLYRLSPGGSI